ATCTCCATTGCTTAAATTGGGACCAAAAAGTTCCAGTGCAATTACTCCGGGCAGGACGAGGTAAAGGGGGCCCAAGAGCTTTAGCACGGCTGCTCCGATAACGCCTTTCTGAGCCTCTTTGAGCGATTTGGCACCGAAGGTTCTTTGAATGATGAATTGGTTGGTACACCAATAAAAGAGATTCACCATAAGCATGCCGGTAAACAAGACGCTGAAAGGAATGTTCGATTGACTGTCTCCCACCGGGTCGAGCATGGGACGTTGGTGATCGACGATGCGTTCAATGCCACCGAAAAGATGGCCGTCGCCAAGCGCCATCAAACCAAGAAAAGGAATCAATAATCCACCGAAAAGCAGGCCGACACCATTGATGGTGTCAGAAATCGCAACTGCTTCCAATCCGCCCAGAATCGCATATAAAGCGCCCACAATGCCGATAACCCACACCATGAGGAAAATGGATTGCATCTCGGTGATACCGAACACTCCGGCGACATCGAACAGTCCGTTCATGGCCAGGGCACCTGAATAAAGTATAAACGGCAGGAAACTGAAAGCGAGGGCTAGAAGAAACAACACACTGACGAAGGTGCGTGTCTGCGAATCGAACCGTTTCTCCAGGAACTGGGGAACAGTTGTAATCTGGCCAGACCAGTAAATGGGCAGGAACTTCCATGCCATGACCACCAGCGCTGTGGCTGCGATTACTTCCCAGGCAATTACAACAAAACCATGCATGTAACCTCCCCCGTTAAGCCCCACCAACTGTTCGGTGGAAAGGTTGGTCAACATCAGCGAACCAGTCACTACGAACCACGGAAGGCTACGTCCTGCCAGGAAATAATTATTTCCAATGGACTGATCGTCATTACGGGTTTTCCACCATGAGATTGCGGCCACTAAGCTGGTAAAAGCCAGGAACGACAGGAAAGCAAACATAGAGAGTTTGGGTAGGATTTGTTAAGATTGAGAAGACGGCGCGTCTAAGGTGCCGATTCGTAGAGGAGTGCGCTCTGTACTGCAAGGGGATTTCCAGAGCTCTACGACCGGTAATCCAATCAATGAGTGGGACAATTATTTACCGAATCCAATTCCTAGAC
The genomic region above belongs to Verrucomicrobiota bacterium and contains:
- a CDS encoding solute:sodium symporter family transporter → MFAFLSFLAFTSLVAAISWWKTRNDDQSIGNNYFLAGRSLPWFVVTGSLMLTNLSTEQLVGLNGGGYMHGFVVIAWEVIAATALVVMAWKFLPIYWSGQITTVPQFLEKRFDSQTRTFVSVLFLLALAFSFLPFILYSGALAMNGLFDVAGVFGITEMQSIFLMVWVIGIVGALYAILGGLEAVAISDTINGVGLLFGGLLIPFLGLMALGDGHLFGGIERIVDHQRPMLDPVGDSQSNIPFSVLFTGMLMVNLFYWCTNQFIIQRTFGAKSLKEAQKGVIGAAVLKLLGPLYLVLPGVIALELFGPNLSNGDLAYPMLVKEVLPTWLLGFFSAVMFGAILSSFNSCLHSASTLFGLDIYKNIIRKDATDKQVVKAGKMFGIGLAIFAMLAAPFIIHAPAGLFTLMKQIGATFSVPVFALVVSGIFIRKAPALGAKVIIFVGIGLYVLANWFVKPTWNGATIHWLHITGITFALLILTMWVFGKMRPIDRIIPAYDLQSSGTTNMEQWSGTHLAGSLVVATVIGMYAFLHWF